The following are encoded together in the Nymphaea colorata isolate Beijing-Zhang1983 chromosome 14, ASM883128v2, whole genome shotgun sequence genome:
- the LOC116267700 gene encoding uncharacterized protein LOC116267700 — translation MASSFPDPFVFGILPGMSHDASPAFSIAESESDFPAEFPLIPSLLDFLPAFDSFHATRPSFSGHINVPAYPNPGWLPDPGSVSSRPARHFSPEDFGSHCLRRPASEFEVGVDALLPDLRRVLSAGDIQENRSRNIIDGVEEMGLRVCRYSPEEKKERIERYLKKKNLRNFNKTIKYACRKTLADSRQRIRGRFARNDELQDSISRTAIGEIPHGDEVQDSELLSYY, via the exons ATGGCGTCATCTTTCCCCGATCCCTTCGTCTTCGGCATCCTCCCCGGGATGTCGCATGACGCCTCGCCGGCATTCTCCATCGCGGAATCAGAAAGCGATTTTCCAGCAGAATTTCCCCTGATTCCGTCCCTCCTAGATTTCCTTCCGGCGTTCGACAGCTTTCACGCTACCCGCCCCTCCTTCTCTGGTCACATCAACGTCCCGGCCTACCCCAACCCGGGCTGGTTGCCGGATCCCGGGTCAGTCAGTAGCCGTCCGGCGCGGCATTTCTCGCCGGAAGATTTCGGCAGCCACTGCCTTCGGCGGCCAGCGTCGGAGTTCGAGGTCGGAGTCGATGCTCTGCTGCCGGATCTCCGGCGAGTGCTGAGTGCTGGAGACATTCAG GAGAATAGGAGCAGAAACATCATCGATGGAGTGGAAGAAATGGGGCTCAGGGTTTGCCGGTATTCGccggaggagaagaaggagagaatCGAGAGAtacttgaaaaagaagaacctcAGAAATTTCAACAAGACTATAAAG TACGCCTGCCGGAAGACCTTGGCCGATAGCCGGCAACGGATTCGGGGAAGGTTTGCAAGAAACGATGAACTTCAAGATTCAATCTCAAGGACCGCGATCGGAGAGATTCCGCACGGGGATGAAGTCCAGGACAGTGAGTTGTTAAGCTACTACTAG